From a single Flavobacterium sp. genomic region:
- a CDS encoding MopE-related protein: MKNFKIILFFILFFGKLSINNIYAQNIYNLEPIQVVGQMNGYNTAPIFNTEYRKLSTNSFNPVDGRGQWKRTFSVFQNGGNFINLNMNGGAGNGFLFISGPSNNRWQNKWVFSSIAQGTINQVNNITAYNYGNDMGLNLSQQGYYTFVFNDCGYTSLNSKYFVSFTTEYPISVSNNGQIVTGNYCVVDIKSNKSPSIEEKIYVRYRIGVNDFTSQTQIIQASGNDINWIANIPFQDCSQPIYYYVFTSTRTLSQLINDTEINKSLSVINFDDNSGSNYQFSPQPNYFYSDADDDGYGFGLPIALCEVIAPAGYSTNNIDCNDADETVWQSGLLYVDTDGDGYDNGSISVCYGANTPLGYATTTNGTDCNDSNSNIHIAVMYYVDADGDGYGSTVTAMLCESTPPSGYASNNTDCDDTNVDIHTAITYYVDADGDGFGSTTTALLCETTAPAGYATNNTDCDDKDEFVWRTGSFYVDADADTYGAGQVVSLCYGATTPAGYATTTNGSDCNDNNVNIHTAITYYVDADQDGYGSTTTASLCSLTAPEGYATNNTDCDDTNAQIWRSATFYVDADSDGYDSGSATVCYGANTPAGYATTTNGSDCNDANAQVWRTGSFYVDTDGDTYGAGDAVSLCYGASTPSGYAVVAGDCNDANALVNPGATEICGNSIDDNCNGQTDEGCGTQVQSSQCGVAVASFSTNVLADLVTGATQYRFEVSRGATVYEYTNTSSNFFRFSYLTSLGFVNTYATTYSVRVKYFKSGVWSDYGNSCNVITPDVPLTKVQTSQCGITLASLSTQLTADAISGAQAYRFEVTNGSNVRTFTTVNGSTRTFRLTDLTGGPTYATTYAVRVAVMYNDVWTSYGTSCNVTTPALPLTSVQVSQCGVTLSAFDTPIYATSVIGVTGYKFEVTNGATVRTYTALDGLNYFNLTQLTGVITYSTVYSIKVSVLNNGEWSAYGSSCNVTTPDPLTKIAAVHCGTTAASSTTRFSVDAISGNPTISAYRFQVIRGSEVREFTTANATQNYFRFSDLGVSPYGTSYLVKVAVLHNGVWRAYGAGCTLTTPALPATKVQASQCGTTLSSYGNTIFADAISNVSRYRFEITNTVTGAIRVITTANGTVRSFKLTDMSGGANFGTTYAVRVAVENNGNFGPYGVSCNLTTPALPLSKVQSSQCGIVGISFGTKVYADIVAGVTKYKFEVTRGSEVGYYETTSTTDNFFQLANVSGITRKYATAYTVRVAVMNNGLWSAYGTSCNVTTSSLPLSKVQSSQCGATLAGGVNTTIFADAVSGVEAYRFEVANANASNPLYFTTSSGSINSFKLRDVVGFTGVAGSSYRVKVALLNNGVWSSYGSVCNVTLPGTAPNTREIEEELPTNTTIFAVKGYPNPYNAYFTLSLDTPSDAMVYVRVFDMTGKLIEDREVAPSSLESLQLGAEWASGVYNVIVAQDDQVKTIRMVKKE; the protein is encoded by the coding sequence ATGAAAAATTTTAAAATTATTCTCTTTTTTATTTTATTCTTTGGTAAATTATCCATTAATAATATTTATGCCCAAAATATTTATAATTTAGAGCCTATTCAAGTAGTGGGTCAAATGAATGGTTATAATACTGCCCCAATTTTCAATACTGAATATAGAAAATTATCTACCAATTCTTTTAACCCTGTTGATGGTAGAGGGCAGTGGAAAAGGACTTTCTCCGTTTTTCAGAATGGTGGAAATTTTATTAATTTGAATATGAATGGAGGCGCTGGTAATGGTTTTCTTTTTATATCAGGTCCTTCAAATAATCGATGGCAAAATAAATGGGTTTTTTCTAGTATTGCTCAAGGAACCATAAATCAAGTTAATAATATAACTGCTTATAATTATGGTAATGATATGGGACTTAATTTGAGTCAACAAGGTTATTATACTTTTGTTTTTAATGACTGTGGATATACAAGTTTAAATTCTAAGTATTTTGTGAGTTTTACAACAGAATATCCCATATCTGTTTCAAATAATGGTCAGATAGTTACTGGAAATTATTGTGTTGTAGATATTAAATCAAATAAATCTCCATCTATAGAGGAAAAAATTTATGTAAGGTACAGAATTGGAGTTAATGATTTTACTTCTCAAACTCAGATTATTCAAGCTTCTGGAAATGATATTAATTGGATTGCTAATATTCCATTTCAAGATTGTAGTCAGCCAATTTATTATTATGTATTTACTAGTACAAGAACGTTATCGCAACTTATAAATGATACTGAAATTAATAAATCTTTATCCGTAATTAATTTTGATGATAACTCTGGTTCTAATTATCAATTTTCTCCGCAACCCAATTATTTTTATTCAGATGCTGATGATGATGGTTATGGATTTGGCTTACCTATCGCCTTGTGTGAGGTAATTGCGCCAGCAGGTTATTCTACAAATAATATCGATTGTAATGATGCAGATGAAACTGTATGGCAGTCAGGATTATTATATGTAGATACAGATGGAGACGGCTATGATAATGGTTCCATATCAGTTTGTTATGGAGCTAATACACCATTAGGATATGCAACAACAACAAACGGTACAGACTGTAACGATTCTAATTCAAACATTCATATAGCCGTAATGTATTATGTAGATGCTGATGGTGACGGATATGGTTCAACAGTAACAGCAATGTTATGTGAATCAACACCTCCATCAGGTTATGCATCGAACAATACAGATTGTGATGATACCAACGTAGATATCCACACAGCTATTACTTATTATGTAGATGCAGATGGAGATGGTTTTGGTTCTACAACTACTGCTTTATTATGTGAAACAACTGCACCAGCAGGTTATGCTACAAATAACACTGATTGTGATGACAAAGATGAATTCGTTTGGCGTACAGGCAGTTTCTATGTTGATGCAGATGCAGATACATACGGAGCAGGTCAAGTTGTTTCATTATGTTATGGAGCTACTACACCAGCAGGTTATGCTACAACAACTAATGGTTCAGATTGTAACGATAACAATGTAAACATCCACACAGCAATCACATATTATGTAGATGCTGATCAAGATGGTTACGGTTCAACTACAACGGCTTCATTATGTTCGTTGACAGCGCCAGAAGGTTATGCAACAAACAATACAGATTGTGATGATACCAATGCACAAATTTGGAGAAGCGCTACATTCTATGTAGATGCAGATTCAGATGGCTATGATAGTGGATCAGCTACAGTTTGTTACGGAGCTAATACACCAGCAGGTTATGCTACAACAACTAATGGTTCAGATTGTAATGATGCAAATGCTCAAGTATGGCGTACAGGCAGTTTCTATGTAGACACTGACGGTGATACATACGGAGCAGGTGATGCAGTTTCATTATGTTATGGAGCAAGCACACCATCAGGATATGCAGTTGTAGCAGGAGATTGTAACGATGCTAATGCATTGGTTAATCCAGGAGCTACAGAGATTTGTGGTAACTCAATTGATGACAACTGTAATGGACAAACAGATGAGGGATGTGGAACACAAGTTCAATCTTCACAATGTGGAGTTGCTGTTGCTTCATTCAGTACAAATGTTTTAGCTGATTTAGTTACTGGTGCTACTCAATATAGATTTGAAGTTAGTAGAGGAGCTACTGTATATGAATATACAAATACTTCATCTAATTTCTTTAGATTTAGTTACTTAACTTCTTTAGGATTTGTAAATACTTATGCTACGACTTATTCAGTTCGTGTAAAATATTTTAAATCAGGAGTTTGGAGTGATTATGGTAATTCATGTAATGTTATCACACCTGATGTTCCTTTGACTAAGGTACAAACTTCTCAGTGTGGTATCACATTAGCATCTTTATCAACACAATTAACAGCAGACGCTATATCAGGTGCTCAAGCATATAGATTTGAGGTTACCAATGGTTCAAACGTAAGAACATTTACCACAGTAAATGGATCTACACGTACTTTCCGTTTAACTGATTTAACAGGAGGTCCTACTTACGCAACAACCTATGCTGTAAGAGTAGCTGTTATGTATAATGATGTTTGGACATCTTATGGTACATCATGTAACGTTACTACGCCTGCTTTACCATTAACTAGCGTTCAAGTATCACAATGTGGTGTTACATTAAGTGCTTTCGATACTCCTATTTATGCTACATCAGTAATAGGTGTAACAGGATATAAATTTGAAGTAACTAATGGTGCAACAGTAAGAACTTATACAGCATTGGATGGATTGAATTATTTTAACTTAACACAGTTGACAGGAGTAATAACTTATTCAACGGTATATAGTATAAAAGTATCTGTCCTTAATAATGGTGAATGGAGTGCGTATGGAAGTTCATGTAATGTTACTACGCCAGACCCTTTAACTAAAATTGCAGCCGTTCATTGTGGAACAACAGCTGCATCTTCAACTACTCGTTTTTCGGTAGATGCGATATCAGGTAATCCTACGATTTCAGCTTATCGTTTCCAAGTAATAAGAGGATCAGAAGTTAGAGAGTTTACTACAGCGAATGCAACACAAAACTATTTCCGTTTTTCTGATTTAGGCGTAAGTCCTTATGGAACTTCATATTTAGTTAAAGTTGCGGTATTACATAATGGAGTATGGAGAGCATATGGTGCAGGTTGTACATTGACTACACCAGCTTTACCAGCTACAAAAGTACAAGCATCTCAATGTGGTACAACTTTATCTAGTTACGGTAATACAATTTTTGCAGATGCAATATCTAACGTTAGTAGATATCGTTTTGAGATTACCAATACAGTAACAGGAGCTATAAGAGTAATTACTACAGCAAATGGTACCGTAAGATCATTCAAATTAACAGATATGTCAGGTGGAGCTAATTTTGGCACTACTTATGCTGTTCGTGTAGCAGTAGAAAACAATGGTAATTTTGGACCTTATGGAGTTTCTTGTAATTTAACTACACCTGCCTTACCATTGAGTAAAGTTCAGTCTTCACAATGTGGTATTGTAGGAATTAGTTTTGGGACAAAAGTTTATGCTGATATAGTAGCAGGAGTTACTAAGTATAAATTTGAGGTAACACGTGGTAGTGAAGTTGGATATTATGAGACAACATCTACGACAGATAACTTCTTCCAATTGGCTAATGTTTCAGGAATTACACGTAAATATGCTACAGCTTATACAGTAAGAGTGGCTGTTATGAATAATGGTTTATGGAGTGCTTATGGCACATCGTGTAATGTGACTACTTCATCTTTACCATTAAGTAAAGTTCAGTCATCACAATGTGGAGCAACATTGGCAGGAGGTGTAAATACAACTATTTTTGCTGATGCAGTATCAGGAGTAGAGGCTTATCGTTTTGAAGTAGCCAATGCCAATGCATCAAATCCGTTGTATTTTACCACATCTTCGGGATCAATAAATTCATTTAAATTAAGAGATGTTGTTGGCTTCACTGGAGTTGCAGGATCATCTTATAGAGTAAAAGTGGCATTATTGAATAATGGAGTTTGGAGTTCTTATGGATCAGTATGTAACGTAACGTTACCAGGTACAGCACCAAATACAAGAGAAATAGAGGAGGAACTTCCAACCAATACTACCATCTTTGCAGTGAAAGGGTATCCAAATCCATACAATGCGTATTTCACATTATCGTTAGATACACCGAGCGATGCGATGGTATATGTAAGAGTATTTGATATGACAGGCAAACTAATCGAAGATAGAGAAGTTGCACCGTCATCGTTAGAGAGCTTACAACTAGGCGCAGAATGGGCATCAGGAGTTTACAATGTAATTGTAGCCCAAGATGACCAAGTGAAAACCATTAGAATGGTTAAAAAAGAGTAA